From a single Pelodiscus sinensis isolate JC-2024 chromosome 4, ASM4963464v1, whole genome shotgun sequence genomic region:
- the NKX2-8 gene encoding homeobox protein Nkx-2.8, whose protein sequence is MAAAGRLSFTVRSILDLPEQEASTIKQDSARHPPGKFPSSPYGEWLETDRSHYLSSDESGPETSLPDSTQRAHPPHGSEAEKKKKRRVLFSKAQTLELERRFRQQRYLSAPEREQLAHLLSLTPTQVKIWFQNHRYKMKRAKTEGACGTELSQPPLLRRVVVPVLVRDGKPCQSCTPNPGAAAVQDKLGCSTQTAFTIQGYQPFQPSSAASLSLFPAYQHLAHPAILSWNW, encoded by the exons ATGGCCGCCGCGGGCCGGCTCAGTTTCACCGTGCGGAGCATTTTGGATTTACCGGAGCAGGAGGCTAGCACCATCAAGCAGGACTCGGCTCGCCACCCGCCGGGGAAATTCCCCAGCTCACCGTACGGGGAGTGGCTCGAGACCGACAGAAGCCACTATCTGT CTTCCGATGAGAGCGGTCCCGAGACCAGTTTGCCCGATTCCACCCAAAGAGCGCACCCGCCCCACGGCTCGGAAGCcgagaagaagaaaaagagacgCGTGCTCTTCTCCAAAGCCCAGACTCTGGAGCTGGAGCGGCGGTTCCGGCAGCAGAGGTACCTCTCGGCCCCGGAGCGGGAGCAGCTGGCCCATCTGCTCAGCCTCACCCCCACTCAAGTGAAGATCTGGTTCCAGAACCACCGGTACAAAATGAAAAGGGCTAAAACGGAGGGGGCCTGCGGCACGGAACTGAGCCAGCCCCCCCTGCTCCGGAGAGTGGTGGTGCCAGTGCTGGTGAGGGATGGCAAGCCGTGCCAAAGCTGCACCCCCAACCCGGGAGCCGCAGCGGTGCAGGACAAGCTGGGCTGCAGCACACAAACTGCGTTCACAATTCAAGGGTACCAACCCTTCCAGCCCAGCTCCGCCGCCTCCCTGAGCCTCTTCCCTGCCTACCAGCACTTAGCACACCCCGCGATCCTCTCCTGGAACTGGTGA